In a single window of the Streptomyces sp. NBC_00094 genome:
- a CDS encoding GNAT family N-acetyltransferase: MEIRPCRAADVPLLDRHIPNPGAPARHADRFARQEAGLGTYLLAWRDGVPVGYGQVRWDGCAAPEVRAVLGDCPELNGLDVWPEGFRGQGIGTALVHAAEALVRERGGTALGLGVAHDNPRAAALYARLGYEAAVTYTDRYGWTDAEGRTHACADACIFLVRSLAVRGG; this comes from the coding sequence ATGGAGATCAGGCCCTGCCGCGCCGCCGACGTGCCCCTGCTCGACCGCCACATCCCCAACCCCGGGGCGCCGGCCCGGCACGCCGACCGGTTCGCGCGCCAGGAGGCCGGACTCGGGACGTACCTCCTCGCCTGGCGTGACGGCGTGCCCGTCGGCTACGGGCAGGTGCGCTGGGACGGCTGTGCCGCGCCCGAGGTACGGGCCGTGCTCGGCGACTGCCCGGAGCTCAACGGCCTGGACGTGTGGCCCGAGGGATTCCGCGGGCAGGGCATCGGGACGGCCCTGGTCCACGCGGCGGAAGCACTGGTGCGGGAGCGCGGCGGGACTGCCCTCGGGCTCGGCGTGGCGCACGACAACCCCCGGGCCGCGGCGCTGTACGCCCGGCTCGGCTACGAGGCCGCCGTCACCTACACCGACCGCTACGGCTGGACGGACGCGGAGGGTCGCACGCACGCGTGCGCGGACGCGTGCATCTTCCTGGTCAGGTCCCTGGCGGTACGGGGCGGCTGA
- a CDS encoding GuaB1 family IMP dehydrogenase-related protein, with protein sequence MRFLNDVKPPYDLTYDDVFMVPSRSAVGSRQAVDLSSPDGTGTTIPLVVANMTAIAGRRMAETVARRGGLVVIPQDIPIEVVTDVISWVKSRHHVLDTPIVLEPHQTVADALSLLPKRAHGAGVVVDENRRPVGVVTDADLSGVDRFTQLSEVMSKDLLLIDADIEPREAFNTLDHANRRYAPAVDKDGRLVGILTRKGALRATLYTPATDAEGKLRIAAAVGINGDFVGKAKQLLDAGVDTLVIDTAHGHQESMIAAIKAVRALDPQVPIVAGNIVAAEGVKDLIEAGADIIKVGVGPGAMCTTRMMTGVGRPQFSAVLECAAEAKKYGKHVWADGGVRHPRDVAMALAAGASNVMIGSWFAGTYESPGDLQQDANGRLYKESFGMASARAVKNRTSDESAYDRARKALFEEGISTSRMFLDPTRPGVEDLIDSIIAGVRSSCTYAGAGSLAEFEEKSVVGIQSAAGYAEGKPLHASWS encoded by the coding sequence GTGCGTTTCCTCAATGACGTCAAGCCGCCCTACGACCTGACGTACGACGATGTGTTCATGGTGCCGAGCCGCTCGGCCGTCGGTTCCCGCCAGGCGGTGGACCTCTCCTCGCCGGACGGGACCGGGACGACGATCCCGCTGGTCGTCGCCAACATGACCGCCATCGCCGGCCGTCGCATGGCCGAGACCGTCGCCCGGCGCGGCGGCCTGGTCGTCATCCCCCAGGACATCCCGATCGAGGTCGTCACCGACGTCATCTCGTGGGTCAAGAGCCGCCACCACGTGCTCGACACCCCGATCGTCCTGGAGCCCCACCAGACCGTCGCCGACGCGCTCTCCCTGCTGCCCAAGCGGGCCCACGGCGCCGGCGTCGTCGTCGACGAGAACCGCCGCCCGGTCGGTGTCGTCACCGACGCCGACCTCTCCGGCGTGGACCGCTTCACCCAGCTGTCCGAGGTCATGTCGAAGGACCTGCTCCTCATCGACGCCGACATCGAGCCGCGCGAGGCGTTCAACACGCTGGACCACGCCAACCGCCGCTACGCCCCGGCCGTCGACAAGGACGGCCGCCTGGTCGGCATCCTGACCCGCAAGGGCGCGCTCCGCGCGACCCTGTACACCCCGGCCACCGACGCCGAGGGCAAGCTGCGCATCGCCGCCGCCGTCGGCATCAACGGCGACTTCGTGGGCAAGGCCAAGCAGCTGCTCGACGCGGGCGTGGACACGCTCGTCATCGACACGGCGCACGGCCACCAGGAGTCGATGATCGCCGCGATCAAGGCCGTGCGGGCGCTCGACCCGCAGGTCCCGATCGTCGCGGGCAACATCGTCGCCGCCGAGGGCGTCAAGGACCTCATCGAGGCGGGCGCGGACATCATCAAGGTCGGCGTCGGCCCCGGTGCCATGTGCACCACCCGCATGATGACCGGTGTCGGCCGCCCGCAGTTCTCGGCCGTCCTGGAGTGCGCCGCCGAGGCGAAGAAGTACGGCAAGCACGTCTGGGCAGACGGTGGCGTCCGGCACCCGCGCGACGTCGCCATGGCGCTCGCCGCCGGCGCGTCGAACGTGATGATCGGTTCCTGGTTCGCCGGCACGTACGAGTCCCCGGGCGACCTCCAGCAGGACGCCAACGGCCGGCTCTACAAGGAGTCCTTCGGCATGGCCTCCGCGCGCGCCGTCAAGAACCGCACCAGCGACGAGTCCGCCTACGACCGCGCCCGCAAGGCGCTGTTCGAGGAGGGCATCTCCACCTCGCGCATGTTCCTCGACCCGACCCGTCCGGGCGTCGAGGACCTGATCGACTCGATCATCGCGGGCGTCCGCTCCTCCTGCACCTACGCCGGTGCGGGCTCGCTCGCCGAGTTCGAGGAGAAGTCCGTGGTCGGCATCCAGTCCGCCGCCGGCTACGCCGAGGGCAAGCCGCTGCACGCCAGCTGGAGCTAG
- a CDS encoding barstar family protein, with translation MRLDDTVVLDLAGVTDKTVLMDRCAVALALPAWFGRNWDALADCLTDLPEPVTLVVTGWQEYARTRPHEWETAQDVFATAVDERPTRLSVLLALGETFGGSHEPPPASLG, from the coding sequence ATGAGACTCGACGACACCGTCGTCCTCGATCTGGCCGGCGTCACGGACAAGACCGTCCTCATGGACCGGTGCGCCGTCGCCCTCGCGCTGCCCGCGTGGTTCGGCCGCAACTGGGACGCCCTGGCGGACTGCCTCACCGATCTCCCCGAACCGGTCACCCTCGTCGTCACCGGCTGGCAGGAGTACGCCAGGACACGTCCCCACGAGTGGGAGACCGCCCAGGACGTCTTCGCCACGGCCGTCGACGAGCGCCCCACCCGCCTCTCCGTCCTCCTCGCCCTGGGGGAGACCTTCGGAGGATCCCACGAACCACCTCCCGCAAGCCTCGGATGA
- a CDS encoding ribonuclease domain-containing protein gives MLLRPLRVLLALVLCVFLAGCSAASETVSTGSTGATPARSAVAEAATGTSGLPTVRVADLPAEARRTLDLIARGGPYPYTKDGSVFSNFERVLPRKERGYYHEYTVKTPGERDRGARRIVTGRSGEIYWTDDHYETFREVLA, from the coding sequence ATGTTGCTCCGGCCCCTTCGCGTACTCCTCGCTCTCGTCCTGTGCGTCTTCCTGGCCGGGTGCTCCGCCGCGAGCGAGACGGTCTCCACGGGGTCGACCGGTGCCACACCCGCGCGCTCCGCCGTGGCGGAGGCGGCGACCGGGACCTCGGGCCTGCCCACCGTGCGCGTCGCCGACCTGCCGGCCGAGGCGCGGCGGACGCTCGATCTCATCGCGCGGGGCGGCCCCTACCCGTACACCAAGGACGGCAGCGTCTTCTCGAACTTCGAGCGGGTCCTGCCGCGGAAGGAACGCGGCTACTACCACGAGTACACCGTGAAGACCCCCGGTGAACGCGACCGAGGGGCGCGCCGGATCGTCACCGGACGGAGCGGCGAGATCTACTGGACCGACGACCACTACGAGACCTTCCGTGAGGTGCTCGCATGA
- a CDS encoding sugar-binding transcriptional regulator, with amino-acid sequence MNSSEEIAVAGMSAGRSALRMGPAELVQAAAMARRFYLEGKSKIQIAEEFGVSRFKVARVLETALERDLVRIEIRVPAELDAERSDALRARYGLRHAVVVESPAEGEDESPDPENLGEVAADLLGELVTEGDVLGLAWGRSTIHMAAALDRLPPCTVVQLTGVYDAGTAERGSVEAVRRAAQVSGGEAHPIYAPMLLPDPATAAALRSQTGIARAFEYFDKVTVACVSIGSWEPGISTVHDMLSDAERAHYASLGVAAEMSAHLFDAEGRRVGRDLGERCITVEADRLRRIPEVVAIAGGQRKAAAIGAVLRSGLVTSLVTDRAAADFLLTESSPGTHPALDRTDPDGS; translated from the coding sequence GTGAACAGCAGTGAGGAGATCGCGGTGGCGGGTATGTCGGCGGGACGGTCAGCCCTGCGGATGGGCCCCGCGGAGCTGGTGCAGGCGGCGGCCATGGCCCGCCGCTTCTACCTCGAGGGCAAGTCCAAGATCCAGATCGCCGAGGAGTTCGGCGTGAGCCGCTTCAAGGTGGCACGGGTCCTGGAGACCGCCCTGGAGCGCGATCTCGTACGCATCGAGATCCGCGTGCCGGCCGAGCTGGACGCCGAGCGCTCCGACGCGCTCCGCGCCCGCTACGGGCTCCGTCACGCCGTCGTCGTCGAATCCCCGGCGGAGGGCGAGGACGAGTCGCCCGACCCGGAGAACCTCGGTGAGGTCGCGGCCGACCTGCTCGGCGAGCTGGTCACCGAGGGCGACGTCCTGGGCCTCGCCTGGGGCCGCTCCACCATCCACATGGCGGCGGCGCTCGACCGGCTGCCGCCCTGCACGGTCGTGCAGCTCACCGGCGTGTACGACGCCGGGACCGCCGAGCGCGGCTCGGTCGAGGCGGTACGGCGTGCCGCCCAGGTCTCCGGTGGCGAGGCCCACCCGATCTACGCGCCCATGCTGCTGCCCGACCCGGCGACCGCGGCGGCGCTGCGCAGCCAGACCGGCATCGCGCGGGCCTTCGAGTACTTCGACAAGGTGACGGTCGCCTGCGTCTCCATCGGCTCCTGGGAGCCGGGCATCTCGACCGTGCACGACATGCTCTCCGACGCGGAGCGCGCCCACTACGCCTCGCTGGGCGTCGCCGCCGAGATGTCCGCGCACCTCTTCGACGCCGAGGGCCGTCGCGTCGGCCGTGACCTGGGCGAGCGCTGCATCACCGTCGAGGCGGACCGGCTGCGCCGCATCCCCGAGGTCGTCGCGATCGCCGGTGGGCAGCGCAAGGCGGCGGCGATCGGCGCGGTGCTCCGCTCCGGCCTCGTCACCAGCCTGGTGACGGACCGCGCCGCGGCGGACTTCCTGCTGACCGAGTCCAGTCCGGGCACGCACCCGGCGCTCGACCGGACGGACCCCGACGGCAGCTGA
- the rpe gene encoding ribulose-phosphate 3-epimerase produces MAQINPSILSADFARLAEEAKAVGGADWLHVDVMDNHFVPNLTLGVPVVESLARATDTPLDCHLMIEDPDRWAPQYVEAGAGSVTFHVEAAAAPVRLAREIRAKGARASMALKPATPIEPYEDLLPELDMLLIMTVEPGFGGQSFLDIMLPKIRRTRELISKHGLELWLQVDGGVAESTIERCAEAGADVFVAGSAVYGAADPAAAVASLRARAEATTATAAWACGH; encoded by the coding sequence ATGGCGCAGATCAACCCCAGCATCCTGTCCGCGGACTTCGCGCGGCTCGCCGAGGAGGCGAAGGCCGTCGGCGGCGCCGACTGGCTGCACGTCGACGTGATGGACAACCACTTCGTGCCCAACCTGACGCTGGGTGTGCCGGTGGTCGAGTCGCTCGCCAGGGCCACCGACACGCCGCTCGACTGCCACCTCATGATCGAGGACCCCGACCGCTGGGCCCCCCAGTACGTGGAGGCGGGCGCCGGTTCGGTGACCTTCCACGTGGAGGCCGCCGCCGCTCCCGTGCGGCTCGCCCGGGAGATCCGGGCGAAGGGCGCGCGGGCGTCGATGGCGCTCAAGCCGGCCACGCCCATCGAGCCGTACGAGGACCTGCTCCCCGAGCTCGACATGCTGCTGATCATGACGGTCGAGCCGGGCTTCGGCGGGCAGTCCTTCCTCGACATCATGCTGCCCAAGATCCGCCGTACCCGTGAGCTGATCTCCAAGCACGGTCTGGAGCTGTGGCTCCAGGTCGACGGCGGGGTCGCGGAGTCCACGATCGAGCGGTGTGCCGAGGCCGGTGCCGACGTCTTCGTCGCGGGCTCGGCGGTCTACGGCGCGGCGGACCCGGCCGCGGCCGTGGCCTCGCTGCGGGCCCGCGCCGAGGCCACGACGGCCACCGCCGCGTGGGCGTGTGGCCACTGA
- a CDS encoding RsmB/NOP family class I SAM-dependent RNA methyltransferase, producing the protein MSEQARRRPHKPYRRPQKDPVRMLAFEALRAVDERDAYANLVLPPLLKKAREKGDFDGRDAALATELVYGTLRRQGTYDAIISACIDRPLREVDPPVLDVLALGAHQLLGTRIPTHAAVSASVELARVVLGDGRAKFVNAVLRKISQQDLDAWVAQVAPPYDQDAEDHLAVVHSHPRWVVSALWDALGGGRAGIEDLLEADNERPEVTLVARPGRSTTEELAAVTETLPGRWSPYALRMVEGGEPGAIEAVKEGRAGVQDEGSQLVALALANAPLEGSDARWLDGCAGPGGKAALLAALASERGAALLASEKQPHRARLVECALAGNPGPYQVIAADGTRPPWRPGSFDRVLMDVPCSGLGALRRRPEARWRRRPEDLDGFAPLQRGLLTEALRAVRVGGIVGYATCSPHLAETRVVVDDVLKKVGGAELIDARPLLPGVPALGDGPDIQLWPHLHGTDAMYLALLRRTV; encoded by the coding sequence TTGAGCGAGCAGGCACGTCGCCGTCCCCACAAGCCCTACCGGAGGCCCCAGAAGGACCCCGTCCGGATGCTCGCCTTCGAGGCGCTGAGGGCGGTGGACGAGCGCGACGCCTACGCGAACCTGGTGCTGCCGCCGCTCCTGAAGAAGGCCCGGGAGAAGGGCGACTTCGACGGGCGGGACGCGGCCCTCGCGACCGAGCTCGTCTACGGGACGCTGCGCCGCCAGGGCACGTACGACGCGATCATCTCCGCCTGCATCGACCGGCCGCTGCGCGAGGTCGACCCGCCCGTGCTGGACGTGCTCGCGCTCGGCGCCCACCAGCTCCTCGGGACCCGGATCCCCACCCACGCCGCCGTCTCCGCCAGCGTCGAGCTGGCCCGGGTGGTGCTCGGCGACGGGCGGGCCAAGTTCGTGAACGCCGTCCTGCGGAAGATCTCGCAGCAGGACCTCGACGCCTGGGTGGCGCAGGTCGCCCCGCCGTACGACCAGGACGCCGAGGACCACCTCGCCGTCGTCCACTCGCACCCCCGCTGGGTCGTGTCGGCGCTCTGGGACGCCCTCGGCGGCGGCCGCGCCGGCATCGAGGACCTCCTGGAGGCCGACAACGAGCGCCCCGAGGTCACCCTCGTCGCGCGCCCCGGCCGCTCCACCACCGAGGAGCTCGCCGCGGTCACCGAGACGCTGCCGGGCCGCTGGTCCCCGTACGCCCTCCGGATGGTCGAGGGCGGCGAGCCCGGCGCCATCGAGGCGGTCAAGGAAGGCAGGGCCGGCGTCCAGGACGAGGGCAGCCAGCTCGTCGCCCTCGCCCTCGCCAACGCGCCCCTCGAAGGGTCCGACGCCCGCTGGCTCGACGGCTGCGCGGGCCCCGGCGGCAAGGCCGCCCTCCTCGCCGCCCTGGCCTCCGAGCGCGGCGCCGCCCTGCTGGCCTCCGAGAAGCAGCCGCACCGCGCCCGGCTCGTCGAGTGCGCCCTCGCCGGCAACCCCGGCCCCTACCAGGTCATCGCCGCCGACGGCACCCGCCCGCCGTGGCGCCCCGGCTCCTTCGACCGGGTCCTGATGGACGTGCCCTGCTCGGGTCTCGGCGCCCTGCGCCGCCGCCCCGAGGCCCGCTGGCGCCGCCGTCCCGAGGACCTGGACGGCTTCGCCCCGCTCCAGCGCGGCCTGCTGACGGAGGCGCTGCGCGCCGTGCGCGTCGGCGGGATCGTCGGGTACGCGACCTGCTCCCCGCACCTCGCCGAGACGCGCGTGGTCGTGGACGACGTCCTGAAGAAGGTCGGCGGCGCCGAGCTGATCGACGCCCGCCCCCTGCTGCCGGGCGTGCCCGCCCTCGGCGACGGCCCGGACATCCAGCTGTGGCCGCATCTGCACGGTACGGACGCGATGTACCTGGCGCTGCTGCGCCGTACGGTCTGA